A genomic stretch from Lagenorhynchus albirostris chromosome 12, mLagAlb1.1, whole genome shotgun sequence includes:
- the CD24 gene encoding signal transducer CD24, producing MGKAMVARLGLGLLLLALLLPTQIYSNQTAVVTPPSNSSQHTSAAPNPANATTKASAGTLQSTAGLLVISLSLLHLYC from the exons ATGGGCAAAGCGATGGTGGCCAGGCTTGGACTGGGGCTGCTGCTTCTGGCACTGCTCTTACCTACGCAG atttattcAAATCAAACAGCTGTTGTAACGCCTCCAAGTAATTCCTCCCAGCATACCTCAGCTGCCCCCAATCCAGCGAATGCCACCACCAAGGCAAGTGCTGGTACTCTGCAGTCAACAGCCGGTCTCTTGGTGATCTCGCTCTCCCTTCTACATCTCTACTGTTAA